In Dama dama isolate Ldn47 chromosome 20, ASM3311817v1, whole genome shotgun sequence, a single window of DNA contains:
- the TOMM40L gene encoding mitochondrial import receptor subunit TOM40B isoform X1, translating to MGNTLGLAPMGALPRRSPRREEPLPNPGSFDELHRLCKDVFPAQMEGVKLVVNKVLSSHFQVSHTVHMSALGLPGYHLHAAYAGDWQLSPTEVFPTLVGDMDSSGSLNAQVLLLLAERLRAKAVFQTQQAKFLTWQFDGEYRGDDYTATLTLGNPDLIGESVIMVAHFLQSLTHRLVLGGELVYHRRPGEEGAILTLAGKYSAVHWVATLNVGSGGAHASYYHRANEQVQVGVEFEANTRLQDTTFSFGYHLTLPQANMVFRGLVDSNWCVGAVLEKKMPPLPVTLALGAFLNHWRNRFHCGFSITVG from the exons ATGGGGAACACACTGGGCCTGGCACCTATGGGGGCTTTGCCCCGCCGGAGCCCCCGTCGAGAGGAGCCTCTCCCCAACCCTGGGAGCTTTGATGAGCTGCACCGGCTATGCAAAG aTGTATTCCCAGCACAGATGGAGGGAGTGAAGCTCGTTGTCAACAAGGTTCTGAGCAGCCATTTCCAG GTGTCTCACACTGTGCACATGAGCGCTCTGGGCTTGCCCGGCTATCATCTTCATGCGGCCTATGCTGGGGACTGGCAACTTAGTCCCACTGAG GTGTTCCCCACTCTGGTGGGCGACATGGACAGCAGTGGCAGCCTCAACGCCCAGGTCCTGCTCCTCTTGGCAGAGCGGCTCCGAGCCAAGGCTGTCTTTCAG ACGCAGCAGGCCAAGTTCCTGACCTGGCAGTTTGATGGCGAGTATCGGGGAGATGACTACACAGCCACTCTGACCCTAGGAAATCCGGACCTGATTGGGGAATCAG TGATCATGGTCGCTCACTTCCTGCAGAGCCTCACTCATCGGCTGGTGCTGGGAGGAGAGCTAGTTTATCACCGGCGGCCGGGCGAAGAGGGGGCCATCCTGACACTGGCTGGGAAGTACTCGG CCGTACACTGGGTAGCTACGTTGAATGTGGGATCAGGTGGGGCCCATGCAAGTTATTACCACAGGGCAAATGAACAG GTTCAGGTTGGAGTGGAGTTTGAAGCAAACACAAGGCTACAAGACACAACCTTCTCCTTTGGTTACCACCTGACTCTGCCCCAGGCCAACATGGTATTTAGAG GCTTGGTGGATAGTAACTGGTGTGTGGGTGCTGTGCTGGAGAAGAAGATGCCCCCCCTGCCTGTCACCCTTGCCCTCGGAGCCTTCCTTAATCACTGGCGCAACAGATTCCACTGTGGCTTTAGCATCACTGTGGGCTGA
- the TOMM40L gene encoding mitochondrial import receptor subunit TOM40B isoform X2 — protein MEGVKLVVNKVLSSHFQVSHTVHMSALGLPGYHLHAAYAGDWQLSPTEVFPTLVGDMDSSGSLNAQVLLLLAERLRAKAVFQTQQAKFLTWQFDGEYRGDDYTATLTLGNPDLIGESVIMVAHFLQSLTHRLVLGGELVYHRRPGEEGAILTLAGKYSAVHWVATLNVGSGGAHASYYHRANEQVQVGVEFEANTRLQDTTFSFGYHLTLPQANMVFRGLVDSNWCVGAVLEKKMPPLPVTLALGAFLNHWRNRFHCGFSITVG, from the exons ATGGAGGGAGTGAAGCTCGTTGTCAACAAGGTTCTGAGCAGCCATTTCCAG GTGTCTCACACTGTGCACATGAGCGCTCTGGGCTTGCCCGGCTATCATCTTCATGCGGCCTATGCTGGGGACTGGCAACTTAGTCCCACTGAG GTGTTCCCCACTCTGGTGGGCGACATGGACAGCAGTGGCAGCCTCAACGCCCAGGTCCTGCTCCTCTTGGCAGAGCGGCTCCGAGCCAAGGCTGTCTTTCAG ACGCAGCAGGCCAAGTTCCTGACCTGGCAGTTTGATGGCGAGTATCGGGGAGATGACTACACAGCCACTCTGACCCTAGGAAATCCGGACCTGATTGGGGAATCAG TGATCATGGTCGCTCACTTCCTGCAGAGCCTCACTCATCGGCTGGTGCTGGGAGGAGAGCTAGTTTATCACCGGCGGCCGGGCGAAGAGGGGGCCATCCTGACACTGGCTGGGAAGTACTCGG CCGTACACTGGGTAGCTACGTTGAATGTGGGATCAGGTGGGGCCCATGCAAGTTATTACCACAGGGCAAATGAACAG GTTCAGGTTGGAGTGGAGTTTGAAGCAAACACAAGGCTACAAGACACAACCTTCTCCTTTGGTTACCACCTGACTCTGCCCCAGGCCAACATGGTATTTAGAG GCTTGGTGGATAGTAACTGGTGTGTGGGTGCTGTGCTGGAGAAGAAGATGCCCCCCCTGCCTGTCACCCTTGCCCTCGGAGCCTTCCTTAATCACTGGCGCAACAGATTCCACTGTGGCTTTAGCATCACTGTGGGCTGA